One stretch of Oncorhynchus keta strain PuntledgeMale-10-30-2019 chromosome 18, Oket_V2, whole genome shotgun sequence DNA includes these proteins:
- the nek8 gene encoding serine/threonine-protein kinase Nek8 isoform X1: MEKYEKIKVVGRGAFGIVHLCRRRSDGAFVILKEIPVEQMSRDERLAAQNECQVLKLLNHPNIIEYYENFLEDKALMIAMEYAPGGTLADYIQKRCNSLLDEDTILHFFVQILLALYHVHNKLILHRDLKTQNILLDKHQMIVKIGDFGISKILVSKSKAYTVVGTPCYISPELCEGKPYNQKSDIWALGCVLYELASLKRAFEAANLPALVLKIMSGTFAPISDRYSTELRQLIMNMLNLDPSKRPQLNEIMAHPVCIRPLLNLYTDIGNVKMRRIEKPLSTVQSGGHGRQGGRMTGTRSFRDGRMGTGKLHSFPLSSVYTWGSGISAPLRLPMLNTEVLQVALGRTQKMGVTKSGRLITWEAPSVGSGEPTLPGAVEQMQPQFISRFLEGQSGVTIKSVSCGDLFTTCMTDRGIIMTFGSGSNGCLGHGNFNDVTQPKIVEALLGYELVQVSCGASHVLAVTNDREVFSWGRGDNGRLGLGTQDSHNSPQQVCVPGKFEAHRVLCGVDCSMVISTQNSILACGSNRFNKLGLDKINAAEEPAPCDQIEEVYLFSPVQSAPLNVDKVVYIDIGTAHSVAVTEKGQCFTFGSNQHGQLGCSSRRTSRVPYPVPGLQGIIMAACGDAFTLAIGSEGEVYTWGKGARGRLGRKEEDSGIPKAVQLDESHPFTVTSVACCHGNTLLAVKPLLEEPVPR, from the exons atggagaagtaTGAGAAAATCAAAGTGGTCGGAAGAGGAGCTTTTGG GATAGTGCACCTGTGTCGCCGGCGCAGTGATGGGGCTTTTGTGATCCTGAAGGAGATCCCAGTAGAGCAGATGTCCCGTGATGAACGCCTTGCTGCCCAGAACGAGTGCCAGGTGCTGAAGCTGCTCAACCACCCCAACATCATAGAGTACTATGAGAACTTCCTGGAGGACAAGGCTCTGATGATCGCTATGGAATATGCACCAG GTGGAACCCTAGCCGACTACATTCAGAAGCGCTGTAACTCCCTGCTGGATGAGGACACCATCCTGCACTTCTTTGTCCAGATTCTGCTGGCCCTGTACCACGTGCACAACAAGCTCATCCTACACCGTGACCTGAAGACCCAGAACATTCTGCTTGACAAGCATCAAATGATTGTCAAAATAGGCGACTTTGGAATCTCCAAAATCCTAGTCAGCAAGAGCAAAGCCTACACT GTGGTGGGGACCCCATGCTACATCTCCCCGGAGCTGTGTGAGGGGAAGCCCTACAACCAGAAGAGTGATATCTGGGCCCTGGGCTGTGTTCTATATGAGCTAGCCAGCCTCAAGAGAGCTTTCGAGGCTGCT AACCTACCTGCCCTAGTGTTGAAGATCATGAGCGGTACCTTTGCCCCAATCTCAGACCGGTACAGTACAGAACTCAGGCAGCTCATCATGAACATGCTCAATCTGGACCCGTCCAAACGCCCTCAGCTCAATGAGATCATGGCCCACCCTGTTTGCATCAGACCCCTGCTAAACCTCTACACTGATATAGGCAATGTCAAAATGCGCAG AATTGAGAAACCACTGTCCACCGTACAGTCAGGAGGTCATGGTAGACAAGGAGGGCGAATGACCGGCACAAGGTCCTTCAGAG ATGGACGGATGGGAACAGGAAAGTTGCACTCCTTCCCCCTGTCATCAGTGTACACATGGGGCAGTGGCATCTCTGCGCCTCTGCGTCTACCCATGCTCAACACAGAGGTGCTGCAGGTGGCCCTGGGACGCACACAGAAGATGGGCGTCACCAAGTCAGGCCGACTCATCACCTGGGAG GCTCCGTCAGTAGGATCTGGTGAGCCCACTCTGCCTGGTGCAGTAGAACAGATGCAGCCGCAGTTCATCTCTCGCTTCCTGGAGGGCCAGTCTGGAGTCACCATCAAGTCTGTGTCCTGTGGGGATCTCTTCACCACCTGTATGACAG ACCGAGGTATTATTATGACATTTGGAAGTGGAAGCAATGGCTGTCTTGGACATGGAAATTTTAATGACGTAACACAG CCCAAGATTGTAGAGGCCTTACTCGGATACGAGCTGGTCCAGGTGTCATGTGGTGCTTCCCATGTGCTTGCTGTGACCAATGACAGAGAAGTATTCTCCTGGGGAAGAGGAGACAATG GCCGTCTGGGGCTGGGCACCCAGGACTCCCACAACTCTCCCCAGCAGGTGTGTGTGCCAGGGAAGTTTGAGGCCCACAGGGTGCTGTGTGGAGTGGATTGCTCCATGGTAATCAGCACCCAGAACAGCATTCTGGCCTGTGGCAGCAACAG GTTCAACAAGCTGGGGTTGGATAAGATCAATGCTGCAGAGGAGCCAGCCCCCTGTGACCAGATTGAAGAAGTCTACTTGTTCAGTCCGGTCCAATCAGCACCTCTGAATGTGGACAAGGTTGTTTACATTGACATTGGAACAGCCCACTCTGTTGCTGTCACAG AGAAGGGGCAGTGTTTCACATTTGGCAGTAACCAGCATGGTCAGCTGGGCTGTAGCTCCCGCCGGACCAGTCGTGTGCCTTATCCGGTGCCGGGCCTTCAGGGCATCATCATGGCAGCCTGTGGGGATGCATTCACTCTGGCAATTGGATCAG AAGGGGAGGTGTATACCTGGGGAAAGGGGGCCCGTGGCCGCCTCGGAAGAAAAGAGGAGGATTCTGGGATACCGAAGGCAGTGCAGCTCGACGAGAGTCACCCGTTCACGGTGACGTCAGTGGCATGTTGTCATGGCAACACTCTGCTGGCTGTGAAAC
- the nek8 gene encoding serine/threonine-protein kinase Nek8 isoform X2 produces MEKYEKIKVVGRGAFGIVHLCRRRSDGAFVILKEIPVEQMSRDERLAAQNECQVLKLLNHPNIIEYYENFLEDKALMIAMEYAPGGTLADYIQKRCNSLLDEDTILHFFVQILLALYHVHNKLILHRDLKTQNILLDKHQMIVKIGDFGISKILVSKSKAYTVVGTPCYISPELCEGKPYNQKSDIWALGCVLYELASLKRAFEAANLPALVLKIMSGTFAPISDRIEKPLSTVQSGGHGRQGGRMTGTRSFRDGRMGTGKLHSFPLSSVYTWGSGISAPLRLPMLNTEVLQVALGRTQKMGVTKSGRLITWEAPSVGSGEPTLPGAVEQMQPQFISRFLEGQSGVTIKSVSCGDLFTTCMTDRGIIMTFGSGSNGCLGHGNFNDVTQPKIVEALLGYELVQVSCGASHVLAVTNDREVFSWGRGDNGRLGLGTQDSHNSPQQVCVPGKFEAHRVLCGVDCSMVISTQNSILACGSNRFNKLGLDKINAAEEPAPCDQIEEVYLFSPVQSAPLNVDKVVYIDIGTAHSVAVTEKGQCFTFGSNQHGQLGCSSRRTSRVPYPVPGLQGIIMAACGDAFTLAIGSEGEVYTWGKGARGRLGRKEEDSGIPKAVQLDESHPFTVTSVACCHGNTLLAVKPLLEEPVPR; encoded by the exons atggagaagtaTGAGAAAATCAAAGTGGTCGGAAGAGGAGCTTTTGG GATAGTGCACCTGTGTCGCCGGCGCAGTGATGGGGCTTTTGTGATCCTGAAGGAGATCCCAGTAGAGCAGATGTCCCGTGATGAACGCCTTGCTGCCCAGAACGAGTGCCAGGTGCTGAAGCTGCTCAACCACCCCAACATCATAGAGTACTATGAGAACTTCCTGGAGGACAAGGCTCTGATGATCGCTATGGAATATGCACCAG GTGGAACCCTAGCCGACTACATTCAGAAGCGCTGTAACTCCCTGCTGGATGAGGACACCATCCTGCACTTCTTTGTCCAGATTCTGCTGGCCCTGTACCACGTGCACAACAAGCTCATCCTACACCGTGACCTGAAGACCCAGAACATTCTGCTTGACAAGCATCAAATGATTGTCAAAATAGGCGACTTTGGAATCTCCAAAATCCTAGTCAGCAAGAGCAAAGCCTACACT GTGGTGGGGACCCCATGCTACATCTCCCCGGAGCTGTGTGAGGGGAAGCCCTACAACCAGAAGAGTGATATCTGGGCCCTGGGCTGTGTTCTATATGAGCTAGCCAGCCTCAAGAGAGCTTTCGAGGCTGCT AACCTACCTGCCCTAGTGTTGAAGATCATGAGCGGTACCTTTGCCCCAATCTCAGACCG AATTGAGAAACCACTGTCCACCGTACAGTCAGGAGGTCATGGTAGACAAGGAGGGCGAATGACCGGCACAAGGTCCTTCAGAG ATGGACGGATGGGAACAGGAAAGTTGCACTCCTTCCCCCTGTCATCAGTGTACACATGGGGCAGTGGCATCTCTGCGCCTCTGCGTCTACCCATGCTCAACACAGAGGTGCTGCAGGTGGCCCTGGGACGCACACAGAAGATGGGCGTCACCAAGTCAGGCCGACTCATCACCTGGGAG GCTCCGTCAGTAGGATCTGGTGAGCCCACTCTGCCTGGTGCAGTAGAACAGATGCAGCCGCAGTTCATCTCTCGCTTCCTGGAGGGCCAGTCTGGAGTCACCATCAAGTCTGTGTCCTGTGGGGATCTCTTCACCACCTGTATGACAG ACCGAGGTATTATTATGACATTTGGAAGTGGAAGCAATGGCTGTCTTGGACATGGAAATTTTAATGACGTAACACAG CCCAAGATTGTAGAGGCCTTACTCGGATACGAGCTGGTCCAGGTGTCATGTGGTGCTTCCCATGTGCTTGCTGTGACCAATGACAGAGAAGTATTCTCCTGGGGAAGAGGAGACAATG GCCGTCTGGGGCTGGGCACCCAGGACTCCCACAACTCTCCCCAGCAGGTGTGTGTGCCAGGGAAGTTTGAGGCCCACAGGGTGCTGTGTGGAGTGGATTGCTCCATGGTAATCAGCACCCAGAACAGCATTCTGGCCTGTGGCAGCAACAG GTTCAACAAGCTGGGGTTGGATAAGATCAATGCTGCAGAGGAGCCAGCCCCCTGTGACCAGATTGAAGAAGTCTACTTGTTCAGTCCGGTCCAATCAGCACCTCTGAATGTGGACAAGGTTGTTTACATTGACATTGGAACAGCCCACTCTGTTGCTGTCACAG AGAAGGGGCAGTGTTTCACATTTGGCAGTAACCAGCATGGTCAGCTGGGCTGTAGCTCCCGCCGGACCAGTCGTGTGCCTTATCCGGTGCCGGGCCTTCAGGGCATCATCATGGCAGCCTGTGGGGATGCATTCACTCTGGCAATTGGATCAG AAGGGGAGGTGTATACCTGGGGAAAGGGGGCCCGTGGCCGCCTCGGAAGAAAAGAGGAGGATTCTGGGATACCGAAGGCAGTGCAGCTCGACGAGAGTCACCCGTTCACGGTGACGTCAGTGGCATGTTGTCATGGCAACACTCTGCTGGCTGTGAAAC
- the LOC118397443 gene encoding ras-related protein Rab-34-like, translated as MSVRVPSMSVLPPVRRGRVIAQLPQCYSKKAAVQTKDEFNFKVKTACQEQRTGTVGFKIAKVIVVGDLAVGKTCLINRMHLTRTTRRPLVLTLRWSGLKCWGCLSVYSYGTLRGRRGSSVLPPHTTGELRAVA; from the exons ATGTCTGTCCGAGTGCCATCAATGAGTGTGCTGCCTCCTGTTCGAAGGGGCCGCGTCATTGCCCAGCTTCCTCAG TGTTACAGTAAGAAGGCTGCTGTGCAAACTAAAGATGAGTTCAACTTCAAAGTGAAGACTGCCTGCCAGGAGCAACGCACTGGCACAGTAGG GTTTAAAATAGCTAAGGTCATAGTGGTTGGTGACCTGGCCGTGggaaaaacctgtctgattaatAG GATGCATTTGACAAGAACTACAAGGCGACCATTGGTGTTGACTTTGAGATGGAGCGGTTTGAAGTGTTGGGGGTGCCTTTCAGTTTACAGTT ATGGGACACTGCGGGGCAGGAGAGGTTCAAGTGTATTGCCTCCACATACTACAGGGGAGCTCAGA GCAGTGGCTTGA
- the LOC118397444 gene encoding TLC domain-containing protein 1-like, whose protein sequence is MEALLPVLQRHPGMSVLVWALMFRVAHRLLQNLPVPKAVAVDDFRSWKWRNLSVSMVHSLLTGTWAVTCVIISPELATNIHSFYTAPAYMLICISSGYFVQDAGDIILTGHARGSWEFLIHHVLVLWCFLYSLYSHLYVAGAVVALFVEVNSVTLHLRLMLKLASQQSSPLYQINKFLNLFTYIVFRLSAQFYLTYYIVQNYSWMDKGGYFLVTMTLMNTMILIYFYRLLRADFFPWSRAHMEQNGTHNNVKKFLTE, encoded by the exons atggaggcCTTGCTTCCTGTGTTGCAGCGACACCCTGGAATGTCTGTGTTGGTGTGGGCTCTGATGTTCCGGGTGGCCCACCGACTACTACAGAATCTGCCTGTGCCCAAAGCGGTAGCGGTGGATGACTTCCGCTCCTGGAAGTGGAGGAACCTGTCGGTCTCTATGGTCCACTCCCTCCTGACAGGGACTTGGGCTGTGACCTG TGTGATCATTTCGCCTGAGTTGGCAACCAACATTCACTCCTTCTACACGGCCCCGGCCTACATGCTCATCTGCATCTCATCAG GATACTTTGTACAAGATGCAGGTGACATCATTCTAACTGGTCATGCAAGAGGATCCTGGGAGTTCTTAATTCATCATGTTCTG GTGCTCTGGTGCTTCCTGTATTCTCTGTACTCGCACCTCTACGTGGCCGGTGCTGTGGTGGCTCTCTTTGTGGAGGTTAACAGTGTCACCCTGCATTTGAGGCTAATGCTGAAGCTAGCATCACAGCAGTCGTCCCCTCTGTACCAAATCAATAAGTTCCTCAACCTCTTCACCTACATCGTCTTCCGCCTCAGCGCACAGTTCTACCTCACATATTACATCGTCCAGAACTACTCCTGGATGGACAAAGGAGGCTACTTCCTTGTTACCATGACTCTCATGAACACCATGATCCTGATCTACTTTTATCGTCTTCTCCGCGCCGACTTCTTCCCCTGGAGCAGGGCTCACATGGAGCAAAATGGCACCCACAACAACGTCAAAAAGTTCCTCACTGAATGA